A window of Gammaproteobacteria bacterium genomic DNA:
CTTCATCAGGCCGATGTCACCGGTGCGTTCAACATGCGTGCCACCACAAAGCTCGACCGAGAATTCGCCGAACTTGAGGACACGCACCTCGTCACCGTACTTTTCGCCAAACAGTGCCATGGCGCCCGACTTGATGGCGTCGTCATACGACATGACGGCCACTTCCGCCGGCAGGTTGCGACGAATCTCGACGTTGACCATGTCCTCGACTTCGGCGATTTCTTCCGCTGTCATCGGCTGGGTGTGCGAAAAGTCGAAACGCAGGCGATCGGCTTCGACCAGCGAGCCTTTCTGCGTGACATGCTGGCCGAGCACATGCCGAAGCGCGGCATGCAACAAGTGCGTGGCAGAGTGATTCAGCATGGTCGGCGCGCGGGTTTCGCGGCGGACGCTGGCTTTCAATTCATCGCCCACTGACAAGGCGCCACCGGTCAGCTTGCCGAAATGCACATGCGCCGCGCCGCGCTTTTGCGTGTCGGCGACGTCGAAACGGATACCCTTGCCTTCCAGTACACCCTGGTCACCGACCTGGCCACCGGATTCGGCATAGAACGGCGTGCGGGCAAGAATCACCGCGCCTTCCTCGCCATCGGCAAGCTGCTTGACGGCATCGTTGCCGCGGTAAAGCGCAACCACCTTGCTGCTGTCATCGAAACGGTCGTAGCCGGAGAACTCCGTCACGGCATCGGTCTTGAGTTCCTTGCCGTAATCGACCCCGAACTTCGATGCGCTGCGGGCCCGTTCGCGCTGCGCCTGCATGGCACGCGCAAAGCCTTCGTCATCGATCTCGAGTTCGCGCTCGCGTGCGATGTCAGCGGTGAGGTCAGCCGGGAAGCCATAGGTGTCGTAGAGCTTGAACACGACCTCGCCGGGGATTTCCCTGCCCGAGAGATCGGCAATGGCTTCTTCCAGGATTTTCATGCCCTGCTCGAGCGTTTCGGCAAAGCGTTCTTCTTCCTGCTTCAACGCTTTCTTTACCTGGGCCTTCTGCTTGCGCAACTCCGGGTAGGCATCACCCATCTCGGCATCCAGCGCATCGACCAGCGCATGGAAAAACGGTTCCTCCTGGCCGAGCTTGTAGCCGTGGCGAATGGCGCGGCGGATGATCCGGCGCAACACGTAACCACGGCCTTCGTTCGACGGCAGCACACCGTCGACGATCAGGAAGGAACAGGCACGAATGTGATCGGCGATCACCTTCAGCGAGTTGTGAGCGAGGTCCTTGCAGCCGGTTGCTTCGCTTGCTGCCTTGATCAGGCTCTGGAAGAGGTCGATGTCGTAATTCGAATGCACGTGCTGCAGGACGGCGGCAATGCGCTCCAGGCCCATGCCGGTGTCGACACAGGGCTTCGGCAGCTCGGCCATGTTGCCCTCGGCATCTCGATCGAACTGCATGAACACGATGTTCCAGATCTCGATGTAGCGATCGCCATCTTCGTCCGGCGAGCCCGGCGGACCACCAGCAACGTCTTCGCCGTGGTCATAGAAAATCTCGGTGCAGGGGCCGCAAGGACCCGTGTCGCCCATGGCCCAGAAGTTGTCTGATTCGTACTGCTTGCCGCCCGGCTTGTCGCCGATTCTGACGATGCGCTCGGCCGGCACGCCGATGTCCTTGGCCCAGATGTCATAGGCCTCGTCATCGGTCTCGTAAACCGTGACCCAGAGCTTGTCGGCCGGCAGGCCGAATTCCGTCGTCAGTAATTCCCAGGCAAAGCGAATGGCCTCTTCCTTGAAGTAGTCGCCGAAAGAAAAGTTGCCGAGCATTTCGAAGAAGGTGTGATGCCGCGCGGTGTAACCGACGTTCTCGAGATCGTTGTGCTTGCCGCCCGCGCGCACGCAGCGCTGCGAGGAGGTTGCGCGGGTGTAATCGCGCTTGTCCGCGC
This region includes:
- the alaS gene encoding alanine--tRNA ligase — translated: MKTTEIRDKFLQYFKDQGHSIVASSPLVPGNDPTLLFTNAGMVQFKDVFLGADKRDYTRATSSQRCVRAGGKHNDLENVGYTARHHTFFEMLGNFSFGDYFKEEAIRFAWELLTTEFGLPADKLWVTVYETDDEAYDIWAKDIGVPAERIVRIGDKPGGKQYESDNFWAMGDTGPCGPCTEIFYDHGEDVAGGPPGSPDEDGDRYIEIWNIVFMQFDRDAEGNMAELPKPCVDTGMGLERIAAVLQHVHSNYDIDLFQSLIKAASEATGCKDLAHNSLKVIADHIRACSFLIVDGVLPSNEGRGYVLRRIIRRAIRHGYKLGQEEPFFHALVDALDAEMGDAYPELRKQKAQVKKALKQEEERFAETLEQGMKILEEAIADLSGREIPGEVVFKLYDTYGFPADLTADIARERELEIDDEGFARAMQAQRERARSASKFGVDYGKELKTDAVTEFSGYDRFDDSSKVVALYRGNDAVKQLADGEEGAVILARTPFYAESGGQVGDQGVLEGKGIRFDVADTQKRGAAHVHFGKLTGGALSVGDELKASVRRETRAPTMLNHSATHLLHAALRHVLGQHVTQKGSLVEADRLRFDFSHTQPMTAEEIAEVEDMVNVEIRRNLPAEVAVMSYDDAIKSGAMALFGEKYGDEVRVLKFGEFSVELCGGTHVERTGDIGLMKITSESGIASGVRRIEAVTGDGALAFIRDKEQQLARIAASVKAGKDEVEGRIEQLLDKSRKLEKEVDKLRSQLATG